Proteins from a genomic interval of Chanodichthys erythropterus isolate Z2021 chromosome 8, ASM2448905v1, whole genome shotgun sequence:
- the LOC137025163 gene encoding gastrula zinc finger protein XlCGF57.1-like, whose amino-acid sequence MEFIKEENEDMKIEEVFNLKQEETEKQTKMSFIKEEIEDMKIEETFSVEQEETEEKTDLMAWKEESQELNEVEEKNQCEINHDFITGEKSTQTEKISSRKRVQKTKSDSSNLAQKQNLEIHTGEKPYTCKLCMKSFSQTESLETHMIICTEEKLFECGQCGKSFKCKEKLNYHMRIHSRETCFRCRQCGKSFQSNKKLTSHMKIHTGERPFTCNLCQKSFSQKGNMNTHMKSHTREKPFTCVQCGKSFTRKGALNSHMSLHTGESPYNCKLCGKSFTLKGNLNTHMRIHTGERPFICVQCGKGFKCKETLKYHMNIHSRENCFICQQCGSSFTDKNHLKKHVTTHTGEKPNIVHTGEKPFTCPQCGKSFRFKVNLQTHMRVHSGEKPFTCHQCGKSFRFKGNFNSHMRRHMSSV is encoded by the exons ATGGaatttattaaagaggagaatGAAGACATGAAAATTGAAGAAGTATTCAATTTGAAACAAGAAGAAACTGAGAAACAAACAAAGATGtcgtttattaaagaggagattgaagacatgaagattgaagaaacattcagtgtgGAACAAGAAGAAACTGAGGAAAAAACAG ACCTGATGGCATGGAAGGAGGAGAGTCAAGAACTGAATGAAGTGGAAGAGAAAAATCAGTGTGAGATAAATCACGATTTCATAACTGGAGAAAAATCCACACAGACTGAAAAGATTTCCTCACGAAAAAGAGTCCAGAAGACCAAATCTGACAGTtctaatcttgcacaaaaacaaaaccttgAAATCCACACTGGtgagaagccttacacctgcaaaCTGTGTATGAAGAGCTTCTCACAAACAGAAAGTCTTGAGACTCACATGATAATTTGCACAGAAGAGAAGTTGTTTGAATGtggtcagtgtggaaagagtttcaaatgTAAGGAAAAGCTTAATTACCACATGAGGATTCACTCAAGAGAGACCTGTTTTAGATGTcgtcaatgtggaaagagtttccaaTCAAATAAAAAACTTACGTCtcacatgaaaattcacacaGGAGAGAGGCCTTTCACCTGCAATCTGTGTCAGAAGAGCTTCTCACAAAAAGGAAATATGAATACTCACATGAAGAGTCACACtagagagaagccgttcacatgtgttcagtgtggaaagagtttcacacgtAAAGGAGCCCTCAATTCCCACATGAGTCTTCATACTGGAGAGAGCCCTTACAACTGCAAActgtgtgggaagagtttcacatTAAAGGGAAATCTTAACactcacatgagaattcacaccggAGAGAGGCCGTTCATATGTGTTCAATGTGGAAAGGGTTTCaaatgtaaagaaacactaaagTACCACATGAATATTCACTCAAGGGAGAACTGCTTTATATGTCAGCAGTGTGGTagcagtttcacagacaagaatCACCTTAAGAAGCATGTAAcaactcacactggagagaagcctaaCAT agttcacaccggagagaagcctttcacctgccctcagtgtggaaagagtttcagattTAAAGTAAACCTTCAAactcacatgagagttcactctggagagaagcctttcacctgccatcagtgtggaaagagttttagaTTTAAAGGAAACTTTAACAGTCACATGAGGCGTCACATGTCTTCAGTGTGA